One region of Strigops habroptila isolate Jane chromosome 11, bStrHab1.2.pri, whole genome shotgun sequence genomic DNA includes:
- the LOC115614745 gene encoding melanotransferrin-like, producing MKTVILIVLIIFILLSSGKKFRWCTLSDLEQRKCAELSKALMAVLPFAAVNSFARISCIRAHNTYDCIDKIRVNKADAASLDAGDVYSAVKIYGLTVVAKEIYDQGNCVFAVAVAKRGTLDIQRLRGVRSCHNGARWTSGWNIPLGFLLARNDLSWDEAQPLSQVVSEYFNASCIPGVGVAAPQLCALCQGQKSYVRDKNHFCETSSHEPFYDSEGAFRCLKNGVADVAFLDHLTIMNATESEQQEYELLCPDGTTAELDEYSTCNLGKGPGRGIITRHNFQKITHKFLTMIQHLFGRKGKERARFELFTSAPFGGKNLLFQDATQHLQLLKEQLEIAYVLGLDYVALLKGLGHEGSSLDNSIVRWCCISDAELRKCEEWALSIKSYPLVCVQATSMTKCIEMIKSSEADAVTLDATHVYIAGKCGLVPVAAECYGGDCAQAAESTGKMGKLIHLKHKALPPVYAVALAKKNAKQINIHNLRGRRSCHSHLYSPGGWLLLSRYAVRALENDTENCNIGSAYQNYFWKACMPGADGNLCKVCIGDSEVEGARVSSRCAASHNERYYGNMGALRCLVGNPSGRSFGDVAFLEHSNLLQNIKNLDISGWAKGYTPLGFELLCPDGTRAAVTEWAGCNLGPIPPSAVMTRPVTVTKIYDFLMKSQESLGSKLDSEFQLFQSWKYGESDLLFKDTTQYLVHASHMSYQEILGKSFFQLAESVFNCTPAGILDFCKQDICASSLN from the exons ATGAAGACAGTGATTTTAATTGTCTTAATCatcttcattttgctgtcttCAG GGAAGAAATTCCGATGGTGCACCCTTTCTGACCTAGAACAGAGGAAGTGTGCTGAACTGTCTAAAGCACTCATGGCTGTGCTGCCCTTTGCAGCTGTCAATTCGTTTGCCAGGATTTCTTGCATCAGAGCCCACAACACATATGACTGCATTGATAAAATCAGG gTGAATAAAGCAGATGCTGCCTCCTTGGATGCTGGAGATGTTTACTCTGCTGTAAAGATCTATGGTTTGACAGTTGTGGCAAAGGAAATCTATGATCAAG GAAATTGTGTGTTTGCTGTGGCCGTTGCCAAACGAGGAACTCTGGATATCCAGAGGCTACGAGGTGTGCGCAGCTGCCACAATGGAGCCAGGTGGACATCAGGCTGGAATATTCCACTTGGCTTTCTCCTTGCAAGAAATGACCTTTCCTGGGATGAGGCACAACCTCTGAGCCAGG TAGTCAGTGAGTATTTCAATGCAAGCTGCATCCCTGGGGTTGGTGTTGCTGCTCCTCAACTGTGTGCTCTCTGCCAAGGACAAAAATCCTATGTCAGAGACAAGAACCACTTCTGTGAGACCAGCAGTCATGAACCCTTCTATGACTCTGAAGGAGCCTTCAG GTGCTTGAAGAATGGAGTGGCAGATGTTGCCTTTTTAGATCATCTAACAATTATGAATGCCACAG AGTCAGAGCAACAGGAATATGAACTCCTATGTCCCGATGGGACTACAGCTGAGCTGGATGAGTACAGCACCTGTAACTTGGGCAAGGGGCCTGGACGTGGCATCATCACCCGCCACAACTTCCAGAAGATCACCCATAAATTTCTTACCATGATCCAA CACCTCTTTGGGcgaaaaggaaaggaaagagccAGGTTTGAGCTCTTCACTTCAGCACCCTTTGGGGGAAAGAACCTACTGTTCCAGGATGCCACTCAGCACCTACAGCTTCTCAAGGAGCAGCTAGAGATTGCCTATGTCCTTGGTCTGGACTATGTAGCTCTCCTTAAGGGACTAGGCCATGAAG GCAGCTCTTTGGACAACAGCATTGTGCGCTGGTGCTGCATCAGTGATGCTGAGCTTCGCAAATGTGAGGAGTGGGCACTGAGCATCAAATCTTACCCATTGGTCTGTGTTCAAGCAACTTCCATGACCAAATGCATTGAAATGATCAAG AGTAGTGAGGCTGATGCAGTCACCCTGGACGCAACACACGTCTACATTGCAGGGAAGTGTGGATTGGTGCCTGTAGCTGCAGAATGTTATG GGGGAGATTGTGCCCAGGCTGCTGAGAGCACGGGAAAAATGGGGAAACTAATTCATCTGAAGCACAAAG CACTGCCACCTGTTTATGCTGTTGCTCTAGCTAAGAAAAATGCCAAACAGATTAACATCCATAACCTTAGGGGAAGGAGATCCTGCCACAGCCACCTGTATAGTCCTGGAGGATGGTTACTTCTTTCCAGATATGCAGTGAGAGCTCTGGAGAATGATACTGAGAACTGTAATATTGGCTCTG CTTACCAGAATTACTTTTGGAAGGCCTGCATGCCAGGAGCAGATGGAAACCTGTGCAAGGTGTGCATTGGAGACAGTGAGGTGGAAGGGGCTCGAGTATCTAGCAGATGTGCTGCAAGTCACAACGAGCGTTACTACGGCAATATGGGAGCACTCAG ATGCCTAGTTGGCAATCCCAGTGGAAGAAGCTTTGGAGATGTAGCTTTCCTGGAACACTCTAACCTCCTTCAGAACATAAAAA ATCTGGATATTTCTGGTTGGGCAAAAGGTTATACCCCTCTTGGCTTTGAACTCTTGTGCCCGGATGGAACGCGTGCTGCAGTCACAGAATGGGCAGGCTGTAACCTTGGCCCCATTCCCCCCAGTGCAGTCATGACTCGACCAGTCACTGTCACTAAAATCTACGACTTTCTAATGAAATCCCAG gaATCTCTGGGAAGCAAATTGGATTCTGAATTCCAACTCTTTCAATCATGGAAGTATGGTGAAAGTGACCTGCTTTTCAAAGACACTACTCAGTACCTTGTTCATGCCAGTCACATGAGCTATCAGGAAATTCTTGGGAAGTCTTTCTTTCAGCTGGCAGAATCGGTGTTTAACTGTACACCTGCAG GCATCTTAGACTTCTGCAAACAGGATATCTGTGCATCTTCATTGAACTGA